Genomic window (Streptomyces liliiviolaceus):
GGGGACCGTAACACATCCGCACCGACCGGTACGGAAAGGTAGGATGGCCCGCATGGAGACGCGACAGAGGGCACCGATCGGCCGGCCGAGAGGCTTCGACACCGAAGAGGCCCTTGAGCGCGCGATGCGGGTCTTCTGGGAGCAGGGCTACGAGGGCGCCAGCCTCACCGACCTGACGAACGCCATGGGCATCACCCGTACGAGCATGTACGCGGCCTTCGGCAACAAGGAGGACCTGTTCCGCAAGGCCCTGGAGCGGTACACCGAGGGGCCCGCCTCCTACGGCGTCCGGGCCACCCGGGAGCCGACCGCACGGCAGGTGGCCACCGCGTTCCTCGCCGGCTCCGTCCGGGCGAGCACCCAGCCCGGCGGCCCCGCAGGCTGCCTCGGGGTCCAGGGCGCCCTCGCCGCCGGCGAGCCGGGACGCACCGCCCGGGACACCCTGGTCACCTGGCGCAACGAGGGCACCACCCTCCTCCACGACCGCTTCCGGCGGGCCGTCGACGAAGGCGACCTGCCGCCGGACCTGGATCCCGCCCTGCTCGCCCGCTACCTCATGACCCTCGCGAACGGCATCGCCGTCCAGGCAGCGGGCGGCGCCACCCGCGAGGACCTCCAACTGGTGGCGGACATGGCCCTGGGGAGCTGGCCTTCGGCCGGGACACGGCGAACCGCCCCCTGAGGCGCGCGGACGCGGGTCAGGGGGCGGTTCGAGGCGGAACTAGACGTTGAAGCGGAACTCCACGACGTCCCCGTCCTGCATCACGTAGTCCTTGCCCTCCATGCGCGCCTTGCCCTTGGCGCGGGACTCCGCGACCGAGCCCGTCTCGACGAGGTCCTCGAAGGAGATGACCTCCGCCTTGATGAAGCCCTTCTGGAAGTCGGTATGGATGACTCCGGCGGCCTCGGGGGCGGTGGCGCCCTTCTTGATGGTCCAGGCGCGGGATTCCTTCGGGCCTGCCGTGAGGTAGGTCTGCAGGCCGAGGGTGTTGAAGCCGACGTGCGCGAGCCTGGCGAGGCCCGGCTCCTCGACTCCGACCGACTGGAGGAGTTCCATGGCCTCCTCGTCGTCGAGCTCCGCGAGGTCCGACTCCAGCTTGGCGTTGAGGAAGATCGCCTCGGCGGGGGCGACCAGGGCGCTCTGCTCGGCCTTGAACGCGTCGTCGGTCAGTTCGTCCTCGTCGACGTTGAAGACGTACAGGAACGGCTTGACCGTGAGCAGGTGCAGGTCGTGGAGCAGTTCTTCCTGGTCGGAGCCCTGGGTGATGCCCGCCGCGAACAGCGTCTGCCCGGCGTCGAGGATCTCCTTCGCCGCCTCGATCGCGGTCACCTTCGCCACGACGTCCTTCTTGATCCGCGACTCCCGCTGGAGGCGCGGCAGGACCTTCTCGATGGTCTGCAGGTCCGCGAGGATCAGCTCGGTGTTGATCGTCTCGATGTCGTCCTTGGGCGAGACCTTGCCGTCCACGTGCACGACGTTCTCGTCCGCGAAGGCGCGGATGACCTGGCAGATCGCGTCGGACTCGCGGATGTTCGCGAGGAACTTGTTGCCCAGGCCCTCGCCCTCGCTCGCGCCGCGCACGATGCCCGCGATGTCGACGAAGTCCACGGTGGCGGGCAGGATCTTCTGCGAGCCGAAGATCTCCGCCAGCTTGGTCAGCCGGGCGTCGGGGACACCGACCACTCCCACGTTCGGCTCGATCGTGGCGAACGGGTAGTTGGCCGCCAGCACGTCGTTCTTGGTCAGGGCGTTGAAAAGGGTCGACTTGCCGACATTCGGCAGACCGACGATTCCGATCGTGAGCGACACGTTGCGACTTCCCGTACGTGAGGGTGTGGGGCGATGACTGGGACCCGGAGGGATGCTCAGGCCGATTCATCAGTCTACGGCGTGCCGCGCCTCGCACCGGCGACGTATCGAACGCTTGGCCAAGGTCGGCCAAAGCGCGTGTCTAGGGGGGCATTCCACACATAACCCGACCTAAGTTGGACCAGTGGAGCAACACAGGACGCGTCCTCCCCAGTCACAGCCGTCGCGAGGCGGCTCGCCCCTTCCCCCGCAGGCCGGGCGGGGCGGTGCCCGTACGGCCCGGCAGGCCGGGGCCGGTGTCCCGCGTACCGCGAAGTCCGTCCCACCGCTCGTGCAGGCGGTACGCCGGTTTCCCAACCCCCGGCTCACCGGGCTGGGCAGCGGACTGTTCTGCGCCGCGTCGATGTTCGCGCTGGCATGTCTGATCCAGCTGCTGTTCGGGGCGTCGCTCGTCGTCTACGGAGTGCTGTTCCTGCCGGTCTGCGTACTGACCGCGGTGTGGGTGCGGCGGGCCGACCTCGTCACGGCGGTCGTCGCCGTGCCGATCGCCTTCGCCGTCGGCCTCCTGCCCATCGCGGACAGCGAGGGCGGCTTCGGCGGCCGGGTGATGGGCCTCGTCACCGCCCTCGCGATGCACGCGGGGTGGCTGTACGGGGGGACGCTGCTGGCCGGGGTCATCGTGACCGTGCGCAAGGCGCGGATGATGACGCGTAAGGCCGCGCAGCGGCGGCGGGTGGCCTGACCGGCCGGGTTGTCTGTTGGCCGGCTGGCCGACTGGCCGAGGGTTCGAATCTGCGGGTCGGTGGGGGCTGGTCGCGCAGTTCCCCGCGCCCCTTACGGGGCGGGGGCAGGGCGCTCAGTCCGTCTGGGCCGCTCTCATTGCCGCGCCCACGATTCCCGCGTTGTTCTGCAGTTGCGCCGGCACGATCTCCGCCTTGATGCCCTCGATCAGCGGCAGGAACTTCTGCGACTTGCGGCTGACGCCGCCGCCGATGATGAACAGCTCGGGCGAGAAGAGCATCTCCACATGGGCGAGGTACTTCTGGACGCGGTGCGCCCAGTGCTCCCAGGAGAGGTCGTGGTCCTCCTTGGCCTTCGTGGAGGCGTGCTTCTCGGCGTCGTGGCCGTTCAGTTCGAGATGGCCCAGCTCCGTGTTCGGGACGAGGGTGCCGTCCACGAAGAGGGCGCTGCCGATCCCCGTACCGAAGGTGAGCAGGAAGACCGTGCCCTTGCGGCCCTTGCCCGCGCCGAACTGCATCTCGGCGACGCCCGCCGCGTCCGCGTCGTTCAGGACGGTCACCGGCAGGCCGCCCAGCCGGTCGCCGAGCAGGGCGCGCGCGTCGGTGTCGATCCAGGCCTTGTCCACGTTGGCCGCGGTGCGGATGGTGGAACCACCGGTGACCACACCGGGGAAGGTGATGCCGACCGGGCCGGTCCAGCCGAAGTGGCCGACGACCTCCTTCACACCGTCCGCCACCGCGTCGGGTGTCGCCGGATGCGGCGTGAGCACCTTGCAGCGCTCCTCCGCCAGGTCGCCCTTGTCCAGGTCCACGGGAGCGCCCTTGATCCCTGAACCACCGATGTCCACGCCGAAGATCTGCATGGCTCTACGTTACGTCGTGGGACGGACAGTCACTCGGCCGAGGGGGTGGTTCCGGTGCGCTGCGCCACCAGGGCCGCCGCCTCCGCGCGCAGGTCGCGGCGCAGCTCCTTGGGCAGCGAGAACGTGATGGACTCCTCGGCCGCCTTCACGAGCTCGACGTCCTCGTAACCGTGCGTGGTGAGGTACTCCAGGACCTGCTCCACGAGGATCTCCGGCACCGAGGCCCCGGAGGTGACGCCGACCGTGGAGACGCCCTCGAACCAGCTGTCGTCGATCTCGTCGGCGAAGTCCACGAGGTACGCCTCCTTGGCGCCCGCGAGCTTGGCGACCTCGACGAGCCGTACGGAGTTGGACGAGTTGCGCGAGCCGACCACGATGACGAGATCGGCCTGCTCGCCCATCTGCTTCACCGCGAGCTGGCGGTTCTGCGTGGCGTAGCAGATGTCGTCGCTCGGCGGGGAGATGAGCTGCGGGAACTTCTCCTTGAGGGCGTCCACCGTCTCCATGGTCTCGTCGACCGACAGCGTCGTCTGGGAGAGCCAGACGACCCGGGAGGGGTCGCGGACCTCGACCTTCGCCACGTCACCGGGGCCGTCGACCAGCGTGATGTGGTCGGGCGCCTCGCCGGACGTGCCGATGACCTCCTCGTGGCCCTCGTGGCCGATGAGGAGGATGTCGTAGTCGTCGTCCGCGAACCGGACGGCTTCCTTGTGGACCTTGGTGACCAGCGGGCACGTCGCGTCGATGGTGGCGAGCTTGCCGGCCGCGGCCTCGTCGTGGACCACGGGGGCGACGCCGTGCGCCGAGAACATGACGATGGACCCCTCGGGGACCTCCGCCGTCCGCTCGACGAAGATCGCGCCCTTCTTCTCCAGGGTCTGCACGACGTACTTGTTGTGGACGATCTCATGACGGACATAGATCGGGGCCCCGTACTGCTCCAGGGCTTTCTCGACGGCGATCACGGCACGGTCGACACCCGCGCAGTAGCCACGGGGGGCGGCGAGCAGGACACGGCGGCCAGTCGAAGCAGTCATGCATCCCATCGTAAGGGTGCGCCCGACAGGTCGGAGATCACGTCCACGGGGAGACTGGTCCGGGGGCCGGGGAGCTGAACGGGGGGTGCAGGCGGCACGACTCTCGGGAGGCATGGATGTCCGGTACGGATTCACCGGCCCGCGCGGCCGACGGCGGACAGGGCCTGCGGCGCAGCCTCGGCTTCCGCGACCTGGTCGTGTACGGGCTGCTGTTCATCGCCCCCATGGCGCCGGTCGGTGTCTACGGGACCCTCGACGCGAGGTCGCACGGCGCGGTCGCGCTGGTCTACGTGGTCGCGACGGTCGCGATGGCGTTCACCGCGTTCAGCTACGCGCAGATGGTGCGGGTCGTCCCCCAGGCGGGGTCGGTGTTCGCCTACGCGCGCGTGGGGCTCGGGAAGGAGGCCGGGTTCATCGCCGGGTGGATGGCGATGCTGGACTACCTCCTCATCCCGGCGGTGGCGTACCTCTTCTCCGGGATCGCGATGAACTCCCTGGTCCCGGACGTCTCCCGCTGGGTGTGGACGGCGCTCGCGGTCGTCGTGACGACCCTGCTGAACCTGTGGGGCGTACGGGTCGCCGCGCGCGTCGGTTTCCTGGTGCTCGCGATGGAGATCGTGGTCCTCCTCGTCTTCTTCGTGTCGGCGATCGTCGTCCTCGCGCGCGACGGGGCGCAGCGCGGCTGGCTGTCGCCGTTCTCCGGAGACGGCTCCCAGGGGGCGTTCGCGCTGTCCGCGGTCCTCGGAGCGGTGTCGATCGCGGTCCTGTCGTATCTCGGCTTCGACGCGATCGCCTCCTTCGCGGAGGAGGTCACCGGCAGCTCGGAGAAGGTCGCTAGGGCGGTCCTGTTCTGTCTCGCGCTCGCCGGGGTGCTGTTCATCGCGCAGACGTACCTGGTCGCCCTCCTGGAGCCGATGTCGTCGGCGCGGCTCGCCGCCGATCCGGTGAAGCAGGGGTCGGCCTTCTACGACGCCGTGGACGCCTCGGTCGGTACGTGGCTGCACGACCTGGTGGCCGTCAGCAAGGCGATCGGGGCGGCGTTCGCCGCGCTCGCCGGGCAGGCGGCGGCCGGGCGGCTGCTGTTCGCGATGTCCCGGGAGCGGCGGCTGCCGCGGGCGCTGTCGCGGACGGACTCCGGGGTGCCGCGGGTCGCGCTGCTCTGCGCGGCCGTCATCACGCTGGTGGCCGCGGTGTGGGCGGCGCGGCGCGACGACGGGATGGACCATCTGGTGTCGGTGGTCGACGTGGGCGCGCTGACGGCGTTCACGCTGCTGCACGCGAGCGTGGTGGGGTGGTTCGCCGTGCGGCGGCGGGGGGTGGGTGGGGTGGTTTCGTGGTGGCGGCATGTGGTGGTGCCTGTGGTGGGGGCGGGGGTCACTGTGCTGGTGATCTTTGAGGCGTCGGGGGCGGCGCAGGTGGTGGGGGCGGTGTGGTTGGTGGTGGGGGTTGGGGTGCTGGTCGCCCAGCGGGCGTCCGCGTCCGGCTGATCCGGGCCTTTTCCTCGCCCCCGCCGCCCCTACCCGTCCCGTACCTGGGGCTGCGCCCCTTGCCCCCGTGTGCGGCTGCGGGCCGGTGGGGGTTGGCCGCGCAGTTCCCCGCGCCCCTGGGTGGGACGGGGCGAAGCCCCTCCCCGAGGGGCGCGGGGAACTGCGCGAGCAACCCCCACCGGACCCGCAGACGAACGCCGTCCGCGCAGCCCACCCCGCCGGGGCACACCCCGTCACGACCCCGGCTGTGTCAGTGGGTGCGGCTACGCTCGGCGCATGGCTCTCAATACGTCCGCCGACGCCCCCCTCCCCGTCGGCGAGGTGTCGCGGCTCATCGGGGGATGGATCGACCGGCTGGGCGCGGTGTGGGTCGAGGGGCAGATCACCCAGCTGTCGCGCCGCCCGGGCGCCGGCGTCGTCTTCCTGACGCTGCGTGACCCGTCGCACGACATCTCCGTGGGCGTGACCTGCTACCGGCAGGTGTTCGACGCCATCGCCGACGTCGTGAGCGAGGGCGCCCGCGTGGTCGTCCACGCGAAGCCCGAGTGGTACGCGCCGCGGGGCCAGCTGTCGCTGAGGGCCGTCGAGATCAAACCCGTCGGCGTGGGCGAACTGCTCGCCCGTCTGGAGCAGTTGAAGAAGTCCCTGGCCGCGGAAGGGCTGTTCGCCGCCGAGCGCAAGAAGCCGCTCCCGTTCCTGCCCCAGCTCGTCGGGCTGGTCACCGGCCGCGCCTCCGCCGCCGAGCGGGACGTCCTGGAGAACGCGCGCCACCGCTGGCCGGCCGTCCGCTTCGAGGTGCGCAATGTCGCCGTGCAGGGCGTGCACGCGGTGCCGCAGGTCGTCCAGGCGGTCAAGGACCTGGACGCGCTCGACGACGTCGACGTGATCATCGTGGCGCGCGGCGGCGGCAGCGTGGAGGACCTGCTCCCCTTCTCGGACGAGCAGCTCGTCCGGGCGGTCGCGGCATGCCGTACGCCGGTCGTGTCGGCCATCGGCCACGAGCCCGACAACCCGCTCCTGGACCACGTGGCCGACCTGCGCGCCTCCACCCCGACCGACGCCGCGAAGAAGGTCGTACCGGACGTCGGGGAGGAGTACGAGCGGGTCCGGTTCCTGCGGGACCGTGCCCGTCGGTGCGTCGGGTCCTTCATCGAGCGCGAGGAGCGGGGGCTCGCGCACGCGCTGGCCCGTCCCTCGATAGAGGATCCGCACCGGATGGTGGACGAGCGCGCCGACCACGTCGCCGCGCTCCTGGACCGGGGCCGCCGTACGCTCGGCCATCTCCTGGACCGGGCCGACTCGGAGCTGACCCACACCCACGCGCGCGTGGTGGCCCTCTCCCCCGCCGCGACCCTGAAGCGGGGGTACGCGGTCCTGCAGAAGTCCGACGGCCACGCCGTCCGGTCCCCGGACGAGGTGACGGCGGACGAGAGCCTGCGGGCGCGGGTCGCCGAGGGCGAGTTCACGGTACGAGTCGATGTCTGAGGCAGACCCTAGGGTGGACGCATGACCAGCAGGACCGGCACGGCCGGCACGACGGACGAGGCGCTCGGGTACGAGCAGGCGCGCGACGAACTCATCGAGGTCGTACGACGCCTGGAGACGGGCGGTACGACGCTTGAGGAGTCGCTCGCCCTGTGGGAGCGCGGCGAGGAGCTGGCCAAGGTGTGCCGGCGATGGCTGGACGGGGCCCGCGCCCGCCTCGACGCGGCGCTGGCGGAGGAAGAGCAGCAGGAAGGCGAGGACGGGTCGGCGGCCGGTAACGGCTGACTCCGGGGAGGCCCCAGAGGGAACGTCCGAGCAGGCGGGGCGGCGCGAGTGCGTCGCCCTTTCCTTTCGCTAGATAATTGGTCTGGCCATGTATATGTGAAGCGGATCACCCTGGTCCACTTTTGATTGAATCTTAAACCTACTCGGCGTACCGTGACACGTGTCAGCCGATCCCCCCGGATCCGACGCACGCTCCGAGAAGGTTTTGCTTCATGTCTCTCGTTCTTGACCCCGCCGCCCAGGACCTGCTGTTCCGCGAG
Coding sequences:
- the ppgK gene encoding polyphosphate--glucose phosphotransferase; translated protein: MQIFGVDIGGSGIKGAPVDLDKGDLAEERCKVLTPHPATPDAVADGVKEVVGHFGWTGPVGITFPGVVTGGSTIRTAANVDKAWIDTDARALLGDRLGGLPVTVLNDADAAGVAEMQFGAGKGRKGTVFLLTFGTGIGSALFVDGTLVPNTELGHLELNGHDAEKHASTKAKEDHDLSWEHWAHRVQKYLAHVEMLFSPELFIIGGGVSRKSQKFLPLIEGIKAEIVPAQLQNNAGIVGAAMRAAQTD
- a CDS encoding APC family permease, whose translation is MSGTDSPARAADGGQGLRRSLGFRDLVVYGLLFIAPMAPVGVYGTLDARSHGAVALVYVVATVAMAFTAFSYAQMVRVVPQAGSVFAYARVGLGKEAGFIAGWMAMLDYLLIPAVAYLFSGIAMNSLVPDVSRWVWTALAVVVTTLLNLWGVRVAARVGFLVLAMEIVVLLVFFVSAIVVLARDGAQRGWLSPFSGDGSQGAFALSAVLGAVSIAVLSYLGFDAIASFAEEVTGSSEKVARAVLFCLALAGVLFIAQTYLVALLEPMSSARLAADPVKQGSAFYDAVDASVGTWLHDLVAVSKAIGAAFAALAGQAAAGRLLFAMSRERRLPRALSRTDSGVPRVALLCAAVITLVAAVWAARRDDGMDHLVSVVDVGALTAFTLLHASVVGWFAVRRRGVGGVVSWWRHVVVPVVGAGVTVLVIFEASGAAQVVGAVWLVVGVGVLVAQRASASG
- a CDS encoding 4-hydroxy-3-methylbut-2-enyl diphosphate reductase, which codes for MGCMTASTGRRVLLAAPRGYCAGVDRAVIAVEKALEQYGAPIYVRHEIVHNKYVVQTLEKKGAIFVERTAEVPEGSIVMFSAHGVAPVVHDEAAAGKLATIDATCPLVTKVHKEAVRFADDDYDILLIGHEGHEEVIGTSGEAPDHITLVDGPGDVAKVEVRDPSRVVWLSQTTLSVDETMETVDALKEKFPQLISPPSDDICYATQNRQLAVKQMGEQADLVIVVGSRNSSNSVRLVEVAKLAGAKEAYLVDFADEIDDSWFEGVSTVGVTSGASVPEILVEQVLEYLTTHGYEDVELVKAAEESITFSLPKELRRDLRAEAAALVAQRTGTTPSAE
- the xseA gene encoding exodeoxyribonuclease VII large subunit, with the protein product MALNTSADAPLPVGEVSRLIGGWIDRLGAVWVEGQITQLSRRPGAGVVFLTLRDPSHDISVGVTCYRQVFDAIADVVSEGARVVVHAKPEWYAPRGQLSLRAVEIKPVGVGELLARLEQLKKSLAAEGLFAAERKKPLPFLPQLVGLVTGRASAAERDVLENARHRWPAVRFEVRNVAVQGVHAVPQVVQAVKDLDALDDVDVIIVARGGGSVEDLLPFSDEQLVRAVAACRTPVVSAIGHEPDNPLLDHVADLRASTPTDAAKKVVPDVGEEYERVRFLRDRARRCVGSFIEREERGLAHALARPSIEDPHRMVDERADHVAALLDRGRRTLGHLLDRADSELTHTHARVVALSPAATLKRGYAVLQKSDGHAVRSPDEVTADESLRARVAEGEFTVRVDV
- a CDS encoding exodeoxyribonuclease VII small subunit; amino-acid sequence: MTSRTGTAGTTDEALGYEQARDELIEVVRRLETGGTTLEESLALWERGEELAKVCRRWLDGARARLDAALAEEEQQEGEDGSAAGNG
- a CDS encoding DUF6542 domain-containing protein, which produces MEQHRTRPPQSQPSRGGSPLPPQAGRGGARTARQAGAGVPRTAKSVPPLVQAVRRFPNPRLTGLGSGLFCAASMFALACLIQLLFGASLVVYGVLFLPVCVLTAVWVRRADLVTAVVAVPIAFAVGLLPIADSEGGFGGRVMGLVTALAMHAGWLYGGTLLAGVIVTVRKARMMTRKAAQRRRVA
- a CDS encoding TetR/AcrR family transcriptional regulator, coding for METRQRAPIGRPRGFDTEEALERAMRVFWEQGYEGASLTDLTNAMGITRTSMYAAFGNKEDLFRKALERYTEGPASYGVRATREPTARQVATAFLAGSVRASTQPGGPAGCLGVQGALAAGEPGRTARDTLVTWRNEGTTLLHDRFRRAVDEGDLPPDLDPALLARYLMTLANGIAVQAAGGATREDLQLVADMALGSWPSAGTRRTAP
- the ychF gene encoding redox-regulated ATPase YchF, whose protein sequence is MSLTIGIVGLPNVGKSTLFNALTKNDVLAANYPFATIEPNVGVVGVPDARLTKLAEIFGSQKILPATVDFVDIAGIVRGASEGEGLGNKFLANIRESDAICQVIRAFADENVVHVDGKVSPKDDIETINTELILADLQTIEKVLPRLQRESRIKKDVVAKVTAIEAAKEILDAGQTLFAAGITQGSDQEELLHDLHLLTVKPFLYVFNVDEDELTDDAFKAEQSALVAPAEAIFLNAKLESDLAELDDEEAMELLQSVGVEEPGLARLAHVGFNTLGLQTYLTAGPKESRAWTIKKGATAPEAAGVIHTDFQKGFIKAEVISFEDLVETGSVAESRAKGKARMEGKDYVMQDGDVVEFRFNV